A region of Plantactinospora sp. BC1 DNA encodes the following proteins:
- a CDS encoding SAM-dependent methyltransferase, with protein sequence MTETSATTGEQQAISKMDTTVPQTARIWNYLLGGKDNFAADRAVGDEIIQALPQLAESARLSRAYLVRAVRYLVAEAGVRQFLDIGTGLPTADNTHQVAQSIAPDARIVYVDNDALVLVHARALLASSPEGATDYVDADLRDTGTILREAARTLDLTKPVALFLMGILGHVESDDEAKSIIDGIMAALPSGSYLAMYDGSDTSEANTEAVRIWNISANPRYHLRSPERIARLFEGLELVEPGVVSVNEWRPDPDTPTHIIDQYCAVGRKP encoded by the coding sequence GTGACAGAGACTTCGGCCACGACCGGCGAGCAGCAGGCAATCTCCAAGATGGACACCACCGTCCCGCAGACAGCCCGGATCTGGAACTATCTGTTGGGCGGCAAGGACAACTTCGCCGCCGACCGCGCGGTCGGTGACGAGATCATCCAGGCCCTTCCGCAACTCGCCGAGAGCGCACGGCTGTCCCGGGCGTACCTGGTCCGCGCGGTGCGGTACCTCGTCGCCGAGGCCGGCGTGCGCCAGTTCCTCGACATCGGGACCGGGCTGCCCACCGCCGACAACACCCACCAGGTCGCCCAGTCGATCGCGCCGGACGCCCGGATCGTCTACGTCGACAACGACGCCCTCGTACTCGTGCACGCCCGGGCCCTGCTCGCCAGCAGCCCGGAGGGCGCCACCGACTACGTCGACGCCGACCTGCGGGACACCGGGACGATTCTGCGCGAGGCGGCCAGGACCCTCGACCTGACCAAGCCGGTGGCGCTGTTCCTGATGGGGATCCTCGGGCACGTCGAGAGCGACGACGAAGCGAAGTCGATAATCGACGGCATCATGGCTGCGCTGCCCTCCGGCAGCTACCTCGCGATGTACGACGGCAGCGACACCAGCGAGGCGAACACCGAGGCCGTACGGATCTGGAACATCTCGGCGAACCCGAGATACCACCTGCGGAGCCCCGAACGGATCGCCCGCCTCTTCGAGGGCCTCGAACTGGTCGAGCCCGGCGTGGTGTCGGTGAA
- a CDS encoding MAB_1171c family putative transporter produces the protein MDGKSGVFLFCAAVAWIAVGYKVAALVRNPRNLNLWVLTLCIALPAAGFTMAVPAVYTAVNRFFGVPNLASLLVYSCIVGYSVTALVMLMLWHMPPAEALPRARMLAVFYGLVLVAMAVLFANSGATVEAPSDFDDVYGPRPVGGTFLLVYVSAFAVGLGVAAWRSLQFANRVARTDGRPWLRRGLRLVAAGSVVALGYCLGKGGYVVAAWLGTTLPTLSDLGTLCACLGALVITVGFTIPSWGPNLSAAVQRLGRARTYLRLYPLWHAMYQAMPEIALDPPTSRRADLRMLRDLDFALYRRVIEIRDGRLALAPYLAPTDGTPPDGRGGRTAAATREAIRIRDALARLRTANQEQQAVPPAAAAGRGTRPGPAGQPDDDDLAGDLEFLGHVSSALRRLPPVPAAPASPGTPVRS, from the coding sequence ATGGACGGTAAGAGCGGCGTTTTCCTGTTCTGCGCGGCGGTGGCGTGGATCGCGGTGGGCTACAAGGTGGCGGCACTCGTCCGCAACCCCCGCAACCTGAACCTCTGGGTGCTCACCCTCTGCATCGCGCTGCCGGCGGCCGGTTTCACCATGGCCGTGCCGGCCGTCTACACGGCGGTGAACCGCTTCTTCGGGGTACCGAATCTCGCCTCGCTGCTGGTCTACTCCTGCATCGTCGGATACAGCGTCACCGCGCTGGTCATGCTGATGCTCTGGCACATGCCGCCGGCCGAGGCGCTGCCCCGGGCCAGGATGCTCGCCGTCTTCTACGGCCTGGTGCTGGTCGCGATGGCGGTGCTCTTCGCCAACAGCGGCGCCACCGTCGAGGCGCCGAGCGACTTCGACGACGTCTACGGCCCCCGCCCGGTCGGCGGCACGTTCCTGCTGGTCTACGTCTCCGCCTTCGCCGTCGGCCTCGGCGTCGCCGCCTGGCGCAGCCTCCAGTTCGCCAACCGGGTCGCCCGGACCGACGGCCGCCCGTGGCTGCGCCGGGGCCTGCGGCTGGTCGCGGCCGGGTCGGTCGTCGCGCTCGGCTACTGCCTGGGCAAGGGCGGGTACGTCGTCGCCGCCTGGCTCGGCACGACGCTGCCGACCCTGAGCGACCTCGGTACCCTCTGCGCCTGCCTCGGGGCGCTGGTGATCACGGTCGGCTTCACGATCCCGTCCTGGGGACCGAACCTCTCCGCCGCCGTGCAGAGGCTGGGCCGGGCCCGCACCTATCTGCGGCTCTACCCGCTCTGGCACGCCATGTACCAGGCGATGCCGGAGATCGCCCTCGACCCGCCCACGTCCCGCCGGGCCGACCTGCGGATGCTGCGTGACCTCGACTTCGCGCTCTACCGGCGGGTCATCGAGATCCGCGACGGCCGGCTCGCGCTCGCGCCGTACCTAGCACCGACCGACGGGACTCCCCCGGATGGTCGCGGTGGCAGGACCGCCGCCGCGACCCGGGAGGCGATCCGGATCCGGGACGCGCTGGCCCGGCTGCGCACGGCCAACCAGGAACAGCAGGCGGTGCCGCCGGCCGCCGCGGCGGGGCGGGGAACCCGGCCCGGGCCGGCGGGACAGCCGGACGACGACGACCTCGCCGGTGACCTGGAGTTCCTCGGCCACGTCTCGTCGGCCCTGCGCCGGCTGCCGCCGGTCCCGGCCGCGCCCGCCTCCCCCGGTACGCCGGTGAGGAGCTGA
- a CDS encoding oxygenase MpaB family protein, which produces MLHRPGRFDRLRQIRALDPARDCHQIYRTTALWEFPFDVRMGLLLAFWRTFAVPSIAELLAATGETTTRTERRADDTGILMYTLIEHGLDHPLGRAATRRLNQLHRRYAIDNDDYLYVLGTFVFVGTRWIDRYGWRPLCCHERAAIYHFYAELGRRMRITAIPPDLESYARWYDAFEAERFAPTPAARQLITATKGLLADLPKPLVSVGGRVADALLDPPLRAALSVAPPPWWARAALTGGLAGRAAYLRYGAAPRRRQYLDGGLRAKTYPDGYDIATVGPAEHPSSRA; this is translated from the coding sequence ATGCTGCACCGGCCCGGCCGGTTCGACCGGCTACGCCAGATCCGCGCACTCGACCCGGCGCGGGACTGCCACCAGATCTATCGGACCACCGCGCTGTGGGAGTTCCCGTTCGACGTCCGGATGGGGCTGCTGCTGGCCTTCTGGCGCACCTTCGCCGTGCCGTCGATCGCCGAACTGCTGGCCGCGACCGGTGAGACCACGACCCGGACCGAGCGCCGCGCCGACGACACCGGCATCCTGATGTACACCCTGATCGAGCACGGCCTCGACCACCCGCTGGGTCGGGCGGCCACCCGACGGCTCAACCAGCTGCACCGCCGGTACGCCATCGACAACGACGACTACCTGTACGTGCTCGGCACCTTCGTCTTCGTCGGCACCCGGTGGATCGACCGGTACGGCTGGCGTCCGCTCTGCTGCCACGAGCGCGCCGCGATCTACCACTTCTACGCCGAACTGGGCCGGCGGATGCGGATCACCGCCATCCCGCCGGACCTGGAGAGCTACGCGCGCTGGTACGACGCGTTCGAGGCCGAGCGGTTCGCACCCACTCCGGCCGCCCGGCAGCTCATCACCGCCACCAAGGGGCTGCTCGCCGACCTGCCGAAGCCGCTGGTGTCGGTCGGTGGGCGGGTCGCCGACGCGCTGCTCGACCCGCCGCTGCGGGCGGCCCTCTCGGTCGCCCCGCCGCCGTGGTGGGCCCGGGCGGCACTCACCGGGGGACTCGCCGGACGCGCCGCATACCTGCGGTACGGGGCGGCACCGCGCCGGCGGCAGTACCTCGACGGCGGGCTGCGGGCGAAGACGTACCCGGACGGTTACGACATCGCCACGGTCGGCCCGGCGGAACACCCCTCCTCTCGGGCATAG
- a CDS encoding helix-turn-helix domain-containing protein, with product MVEEAGEFRSPGPLADRLDRLFDRIRKPDGSAYSLREVADAITAQGESISHTYIGQLRTGKKRDPNLSHLRALAKFFGVPVEYFTSDRLAADVDKELDLAAALQQVRARTVALRNSVIPEAQSAIDALTELLGVIRVLEQGRPDADDGA from the coding sequence ATGGTTGAGGAGGCGGGAGAGTTCCGCAGCCCGGGGCCGCTGGCCGACCGGCTGGACCGGCTCTTCGACCGCATCCGCAAGCCCGACGGCAGCGCGTACAGCCTGCGCGAGGTGGCGGACGCGATCACCGCACAGGGCGAGTCCATCTCGCACACCTACATCGGACAGCTGCGTACCGGGAAGAAGCGCGACCCGAACCTCAGCCACCTGCGGGCGCTGGCGAAGTTCTTCGGCGTACCGGTGGAATACTTCACCAGCGACCGACTGGCGGCCGACGTCGACAAGGAACTCGACCTCGCCGCCGCATTGCAGCAGGTACGCGCCCGCACCGTCGCGCTGCGCAACTCCGTCATCCCGGAGGCACAGTCCGCCATCGATGCCCTGACCGAGTTGCTCGGGGTGATCCGCGTCCTTGAACAGGGCAGGCCGGACGCGGATGATGGCGCGTGA
- a CDS encoding PQQ-binding-like beta-propeller repeat protein, with translation MSDVRRITTASALAVACVVALVPVIHAPPASARGGAEWSMGGHDIRNTRSNPDERLLSPATVGGLEVAWSVTTDGDVSATPAVVDGAVYFPDWGGTFWKVDAATGEVIWSRSVAELAGVAGTFSRTAPVVAGDTVYLGTQAGARLLAIDTETGELRWNTAMDTHPDAILTSSPAIHRGVLYQGVSSLEFLNAGDPAYDCCTFRGSLVAVNAATGKIRWKSHTLPDQGAGGDVFSGASVWGSTPTIDPRSRTVYVGTGQNYSIPASARECQEAGGTPQECLPAWNAKDSIVAMDMATGKIKWSTGPPRFDEWNLACIPGFPPNNCPNPGPDHDTSDGTHLFTIPGPNGRPRKAVGAGQKSGEFWMLDALTGEIIWSASVGPGSVLGGIEWGTANDGKRIFFAETNYDREPYQLPDGQTIDYSSFGALDVATGEILWQVPEPHGGLAVGPATTANGVVYYGSLNGYMYALDADDGEVLWEYQGAGASNAGPAIVDGRLYWGNGYQRLGAASTTFYSFRLPGTTTGTGS, from the coding sequence ATGAGCGATGTTCGGCGGATCACCACCGCGTCCGCGCTGGCCGTGGCGTGCGTGGTGGCACTCGTACCCGTCATCCACGCACCACCGGCGAGCGCCCGGGGCGGCGCAGAGTGGTCCATGGGTGGCCACGACATCCGCAACACCCGGTCGAACCCGGACGAGCGCCTACTGTCCCCCGCGACGGTCGGCGGCCTGGAGGTCGCCTGGAGCGTCACCACCGACGGCGACGTCTCGGCCACCCCCGCCGTGGTCGACGGCGCCGTCTACTTCCCGGACTGGGGCGGCACCTTCTGGAAGGTCGACGCGGCGACCGGCGAGGTGATCTGGTCCCGTTCGGTGGCCGAACTCGCCGGGGTCGCCGGCACCTTCTCCCGGACCGCCCCGGTGGTGGCCGGCGACACGGTCTACCTCGGCACCCAGGCCGGCGCCCGACTGCTGGCGATCGACACCGAGACCGGCGAACTGCGCTGGAACACCGCGATGGACACCCACCCGGACGCGATTCTCACCTCGTCGCCGGCCATCCACCGGGGCGTGCTCTACCAGGGCGTCTCCTCGCTGGAGTTCCTCAACGCCGGTGACCCGGCCTACGACTGCTGCACCTTCCGGGGCAGCCTGGTGGCGGTCAACGCGGCCACCGGAAAGATCCGGTGGAAGAGCCACACCCTGCCGGACCAGGGCGCGGGTGGCGACGTCTTCAGCGGCGCGTCGGTCTGGGGCAGCACCCCGACCATCGACCCGAGGAGCCGCACCGTCTACGTCGGCACCGGGCAGAACTACTCGATCCCGGCCTCGGCGCGGGAGTGCCAGGAAGCCGGCGGCACGCCGCAGGAGTGCCTGCCGGCCTGGAACGCCAAGGACTCGATCGTCGCGATGGACATGGCGACGGGGAAGATCAAGTGGTCGACCGGACCACCCCGGTTCGACGAATGGAATCTCGCCTGCATACCCGGGTTCCCGCCGAACAACTGCCCCAACCCGGGCCCGGACCACGACACCAGCGACGGCACCCACCTCTTCACCATCCCCGGCCCGAACGGGCGACCCCGCAAGGCGGTGGGGGCCGGGCAGAAGAGCGGCGAGTTCTGGATGCTCGACGCGCTGACCGGGGAGATCATCTGGAGCGCCTCGGTCGGCCCGGGTTCGGTGCTCGGCGGCATCGAGTGGGGCACCGCCAACGACGGCAAGCGGATCTTCTTCGCGGAGACCAACTACGACCGGGAGCCGTACCAGCTGCCCGACGGGCAGACCATCGACTACAGCTCGTTCGGCGCGCTGGACGTGGCGACCGGGGAGATCCTCTGGCAGGTACCGGAACCACACGGCGGCCTGGCGGTCGGCCCGGCGACGACGGCGAACGGCGTCGTCTACTACGGCTCGCTGAACGGCTACATGTACGCCCTCGACGCCGACGACGGCGAGGTGCTCTGGGAGTACCAGGGCGCGGGGGCGTCGAACGCCGGCCCGGCCATCGTCGACGGCAGGCTCTACTGGGGCAACGGGTACCAGCGGCTCGGCGCCGCCAGCACCACCTTCTACTCCTTCCGGCTGCCGGGCACCACCACGGGTACGGGTTCGTGA
- a CDS encoding glyoxalase yields the protein MTTGDERIVPDETTVPLLSCVSADETLAFWQALGFEVTWNQRKPYLYLAFRWSGFELHYGAASAGLDPTLENTGGCLVQVGAVAPYHAAFVAAMRKTYGKVLGKGLPRITRYRPGASRFSIVDPSGNSIVFVRRDEPEELEYGGSKRLAGLAKVIDNAQILREFKTDDRAAFRALNSGLRRHGETASDLDRALALAALIELSIALEEPDRVPGWGARLREIPLTGPEREQVQRAVADPAVLAGWLPDDTLPHGRT from the coding sequence ATGACGACTGGTGACGAGCGGATAGTGCCGGACGAGACGACGGTGCCGCTGCTGTCCTGTGTCTCCGCGGACGAGACGCTCGCGTTCTGGCAGGCTCTCGGCTTCGAGGTGACCTGGAACCAGCGCAAGCCGTACCTGTATCTGGCGTTTCGCTGGAGCGGGTTCGAGCTGCACTACGGTGCCGCGTCGGCCGGGCTCGACCCGACGCTGGAGAACACCGGCGGCTGCCTGGTGCAGGTCGGGGCCGTCGCGCCCTACCACGCGGCGTTCGTGGCGGCGATGCGGAAGACGTACGGGAAGGTGCTCGGCAAGGGGCTGCCGAGGATCACCCGCTACCGCCCCGGCGCGTCCCGGTTCAGCATCGTGGACCCGTCCGGCAACTCGATCGTCTTCGTCCGGCGCGACGAGCCGGAGGAACTGGAGTACGGCGGCTCGAAGCGGCTGGCCGGGCTGGCGAAGGTCATCGACAACGCGCAGATCCTGCGCGAGTTCAAGACCGACGACCGGGCGGCGTTCCGGGCCCTCAACTCCGGGCTGCGCCGGCACGGCGAGACGGCCTCCGATCTCGACCGGGCCCTGGCGCTGGCCGCGCTGATCGAACTCTCGATCGCGCTGGAGGAGCCCGACCGGGTACCCGGATGGGGTGCCCGGCTGCGAGAGATCCCGTTGACCGGGCCGGAACGGGAGCAGGTGCAACGCGCGGTCGCCGACCCGGCGGTACTCGCCGGATGGCTGCCCGACGACACCTTGCCGCACGGACGGACTTGA